CTCACAAGCAGTCAGGAAATGTGGATCAAAACCATGAGGTACGATTTCACCCTGACCAGGTGCGCACGTATCAGGGGCTGACGGCGTGGCTCAGTGGGGCTGGAGTCTGTTGGGCACGTAAATTGGTACATCCACTTGGGAGAACAGTGTGACTGTATCCGGTGAGTTGGAGATGCTCATCCTTATGTCCCATATCTCTAACGTGTGGCTGTATTCCCTAGAGAAATGCACGCTCATGAGCACCAGAAAACACGCAAAAGAGGATTCAGGAGGGTTGACAGTGGCAGTGCTTAAGTCAGCAAGTGTTGTAAATGACCTAAAGGTCCAACAGgaggatggacacttaggttgtggtCAGGCCATGCAGTGGACTGTTCTGTACCACTGAGAATAAAGGTCGCAGAGCATGTAAAGGGCATGTACTctagagccaggctgcctggtgtCAAAACCTGGTTTTGACACTTAACAAGTAACTTGGGTAGAGTTATCCTCTTGTGTGAAAGAAGTTCAAAGATAAACGTAGGCACGTTTAGGATTCTTTTCTGCCTCTTGTATGTATGTGCCATTCCACCGTTGCATGcccacacgtgtgtgtgtgtgtgtgtgtgtgtgtgtctatctatCTCGTGCTCTAGCCCTCCCCTTCGCCCACCCCCTCACCTCCATTTAGGTTCCCTTGATCCCCCCCACACGGGCCATCCTCACTGGTCGTGGGAAGATGGTGAAGATGCTCCTGCGTGGATCGGGGGAGGTGGAGTCATAAACTTGGATACAGACACTGTGGCAGGGAGCCCTCACCTTCAGGACCCTTGGCTCCTCTGGAGGAACCTGCgggcacagcaggtgctcagctgACGGCAGGACCCCCTGAGGGGGCAGGGCTAGGGGAGTCTGAAGCAGGGCCTCCCGGGAAGAAAGCCTGGCCACTGCGTGTGTGGGGGGCTGCCCCTCCTCTCTGGGCAGACCTGGAGGCTGGACCATGAGGGAGAAGGCTGGGCTCACCTCGTGTGGCCACGTCTCGGGCGTGGCGGCTCCTGGGGGGGTGCACTGGTGCAAGGGGCCTGAGGTGGATGTGGTGGTGGCTGGCATCACATTCTCACCACTCTACAGTGTAGGTGGGCTGCGCCCACAGGGAGGCGGGGGCTGCCGAGGGGCCTCCAGGAGCCAAGGGCAGGGTGCAGTGGCCCACTGGCTACTGGGGTCCGCGCTACCTCTGGGAGATGTTGGCTGAGCTAGATGCACCCCAAGGCCAGAGCTCGGGGGACCCCAGGGGAGGCGTGGCCCCTCTAGCTCCAAACCCTCCCACCAAGGCTCTGCCTCACCTCTtcatccctcttcctctccccactggattTTCCCCTTGTCTCCCCAGTGCCAGTCGAGTACATCCAAAGTCAGCTGGCCTGGGAAATAGACCTCAAGTGTCAAAGCCCATCATTTAGGTTCATCCCGCTCCTGGAATGTGGGTTCTGAGTGGAATCTGCATGTGTTCTTTcttttggtggtggtgtgtgtccAGGAGCGGGGTTTCTCTGTTCTGCCTGGACTGGGGCCATCTTTCTGCCGAGGTGTAGGCCCCTTGGAACATAAGGACGGCCTGCTGGGGACACTGACGCTTGTATACCTGGTTCCTTCAGAGGCTACCAGTTGGGTTGGCTGGTGCTCAGGGGTAGAGTGAGCCCCTTGCCCAGGCGTCTGGGGGGAGGTTCCCCACAGGACTCTGAGGCAGCACGTGAGAGGGGGCACAGCTTCCTCGCCTGCCGGGATGGGCGAGTGGGCTGGGGTCGGGGAGCCTCCTCTGCAGGGGGCCCCGGCTCTGTGAGTGTGGGCAGGAACCCTGTGTCTGTTAAAAGGCGGAGGCGGCCTTGTGGTTGGAGTGTTGCCAGAGGCTATAAATAGCCGAGTGTGTGCAGAAGCGGAGtgccagggaggagggggaatccCTCTCCAGCTGGCAGCAGAGCCTGGGCGTGGTGAGGGGGGGCATGGAGTCTCCCAGTCTCCCCTGGTCCCCCTGGGGCTCTGAATGCAAAGCTCTTGCAGGTTGGGTGTGCACACTCCCAGCCTGACAGGGCAGGGGGCTTGTGCTGTGACGAAATGGCGTAGGCAGCAGGGGGGGTCAGGCTCTAATATAACAGCGaacgtgccaggcattgtgctaaccAGCGTTAAAATGCATTAACTCATCTCGCTCTTGGAACAGCCAAGGAAGTAGGTTCTGTTATCGTCCCCTTTTCATGagtggggaaacagaggcacgGGGTGGCTGGATCACTTGCCAGTAAGCATCAGAACCAAGACTTGAATGGGGTCAAGGGCGCCTTTTGTTTTCAGTTGGTCTGTAGGAGGATCTTGTCAGGTGGGGGTCCAGTGTCATCCTGAACCCTTGGGTCCTACCTGGAGCCTTGAGATTTGGACTTCCCAGCCCTGACCACCTGGGTCCTGGCCACACGGTAGTGGCCAGAGGGGTCTCTGCCTGATCAGCAGCTTGGAGAGAGGAGCTGGGCCAGCCTTGGGCCATTCCTGATGtctggtggcctctcttgttcgGGCTCCTTGCCTTATACAGGGGGTGGGGGCTTGTTGTCTGAGCAGAGATGGAAGCTCCCCTGAGGACCCTAGGGCTTgggctgcaggctgaggccaccccTCCTGCTTTCCCCTCCCTTCAGAATCCTGCTCTAGCCAGGAGATAACTCTGTCCTTCTGTCTGACCGttggtccttccttccttccatacgTCCATCCTTCTATCCGGTCTGTGTCTGGAACTGGTTCTAGCACTCAAGACAGTCAAGGCTTCTGCAGTTAAAGCATCAGCTTTGCAGTCCTGTGGGGGAAGCCTGACATTTAAAAAGCAGTTGTCAAGCACATTTGTAatgatttgtctctttctttttttttttttaaattatttcttttttttatttttggctgtgttgggtcttcgttgctgcgtgtgggctctctctagctgcggcgagcaggggccactcttcgttgtgctgcgcgggcttctcatcacggtggtcTCTCCCGTTGGGGAGCATGGTctccaggtgcacaggcttcagcagttgtggcacgcaggctcagcagttgtggctcgcgggctctacagtgcaggctcagtagttgtggcgcacgggcttagttactcagcggcatgtgggatcttcccagacagggatcgaacctgtgtcccctgcattggcaggcggattcccaaccactgcgccaccagggaggtccctgtttTGTTTCTTACATGAGTGTTCATTATGTTATTTTCTCTGGGGAGTTATCTTTGGttacattatttttatactttttgcaCGTCTGAAATAATCCTTTAAACAACAACAGGCAATTAGTCAAGGGCGATAAATTAGGTAATGGGCGAAGCACAAAGGCCTGTGGAAGTAGAGAGAGAAGAGCCAAAATATAAAGGAGAAAGTTGGGAGCATCTTGCAGCCAGAGGTGGTAACTTGTGCTAAGCCCAGAAGCCCAGCTTGGGGGTCTGCCCCACAGGTCAAGTCTCCCGGGACCCCCATTAGAATTGCTGCTATGGATGCAGTGGGCCCCCTGTGCACTCTGGACTAGGGACTTTGAGAGCACAGCCACCAAATGCTGCTGCAGGTGGGCAGGAGCCTGTGGGCATTGTTGGCACCAGCCTAGGCCCTGCCGCTAGTGCTCACTTAGCCTTTGGTCTCCGAGATCCACCCCATCCCCTCAGCCCTGCCTCTCACTAGTGGAGCTGCTCTGAGACAAGGCAGAGACAGCGGCAGGAAGCTGCCCTCCTATTTTCTCAGACGTGGTCCCTGAGGTCTGCATCAGAACCACCCGAGACAGAGGGGGGTGGTTAAAAACAtagatccagggacttccctagtggcgcagtggttaagactccacgctcccaatgcagggggcctgggttcaatccttggtcagggaactagatcccacatgcatgccgcaactaagagttctcatgccacagctaaggagcctgcctgccgcaactaagacccggtgcaaccaaataaataaattaaatgaataaaatttaaaaaaaaacaaaaaacaaaaaatgtagatCCTGCCCCCACTCCAAATGGATgggtctgggcagggcccaggaatATGCAttctttaaacaaatttatttggttgggcggggtcttagttgcggcaggcaggctccttagttgcagcacgtgggctccttagttgtggcatgtgaactcttggttgcggcatgcatgtgggatctggttccctgaccagggatcgaaccagaggcccctgcactgggagcgcggagtcttagccagtgcgccaccagggacatcCCAGGGATGTGCATTTTTAGCACCACCCACCCGCCCCACCCGGACGACACAGTGATTCTGACCGTGCCCTGGGGTTTTGAGGGCCCCTCCATTCATTGCTGCTGCTGCAGGGAAGCagcccccctcccacccaggaGCCCCCCACTATGCATCTGGCTGTCAGTCTGGCACCCTGCCTCCCTCGTGGGCCTGGGGCTACTCGGCAGCAGCTCTCTCCCCCGGGCACAGGTTCCGGGCGCGGGGAGGCCGAGACGCGGGAGTGCATCTACTACAACGCCAACTGGGAGCTGGAGCGCACCAACCAGAGCGGCCTGGAGCGCTGCGAGGGCGAGCAGGACAAGCGGCTGCACTGCTACGCCTCCTGGCGCAACAGCTCAGGCACCATCGAGCTCGTCAAGAAGGGCTGCTGGCTGGACGATTTCAACTGCTACGACAGGTGCCCAGTGCCGCTGGAGCCGGGTGTCTGGAGCCAAGGCGGGGACACACGGGCTCTCGTGGCAGCCTGGGCGAGCAGGGGTGGTGCTGGGTCCCTGCCCCCGTTGCGAGGTCCCCAGGAGGGCTCTGGGTGCACGTCCACCCTCTGTTGTCCCTCCTGACCCTGGGTCCCGCTTTAGGGGAAGTGGGCTCACCCtctccccccgacccccgccTGGTTCCCTGTGGGGTTCTCTGTGGGGAGGGGTTTGGCTGGGCCGCCCCGGGGAGTCTGTCCCTCACCTGAGGAGCGGATGGGAAACTGTTCCTCCAGGCAGGAGTGCGTGGCCACCGAGGAGAACCCCCAGGTGTACTTCTGCTGCTGCGAAGGCAACTTCTGCAACGAGCGCTTCACCCACCTGCCCGAGGCGGGCGGCCCGGAAGGTGAGGCGGGGGAGCGATGTGGGCCAGCCTTGGCCGCCCACCGACCGCTCGGCTCCTCCGTGGGGTGGGGATTAGCCGCAGGGCTCTCTGGTCTGGCCCTGGAGGTGTGCGTGTAGGCGGGCCATGTGACGCCGGGCTCCGTGTGTCCCCCAGTCACGTACGAGCCACCCCCGACAGCCCCTACCCTGCTCACTGTGCTGGCCTACTCGCTGCTGCCCATCGGGGGCCTCTCCCTCATTGTCCTGCTGGCCTTCTGGATGTACCGGCACCGCAAGCCCCCCTATGGCCACGTGGACATCCATGAGGTGAGATGGGGCTGGCTTGGGGCCGGGCAGGGTAGAGGTGGGGAGGCCAGGCCAGATCCTCTTAAGCCCTCGATCCCCCCAGGACCCTggacctccacccccatcccctctggTGGGCCTGAAGCCACTGCAGCTGCTGGAGATCAAGGCTCGGGGGCGCTTTGGCTGTGTTTGGAAGGCACAGCTCATGAACGACTTTGTGGCTGTCAAGATCTTCCCACTCCAGGTGCGTGTGTGCCTGCGGGGCCCAAGCTCTCTGCCCCAGGGCAGTCCACGTCTTGTACAGCTGGGATGAGAGAGGAGTGGGCCCCATTGGGGGTGGTGACGTTCACCGtgggcgtagggtagggctttgCAAAACTTGATTTGCAAAACCTCAATCCAGTCTGGttttcagggttttgttttgacATCAGGTTCTGCTTAGAGGCCCTAGACACCAGGCTACCCCAAGCAGTTGCCTGGGACGCTTGGCAAAGCCAGGCCTGCTCTGCTTCTCACTGGTGGGTAGTCCTGGGCTCCTCACTTCTGTCTCTGGACCTCAGTGGCCCCCTTTGTAAATCAGGTGCTGGCCTTAGTGATCTCAGGGGTCACTGTTGGTCTGTGGTCCTGGGCCCGGCTCAGTCCTGCTCCACCTCCCTTACGGGGGCTGAGGTTGGGGGTAGTGGGAAGCTGCAGGGTGGCGTGGCTGCGGTGGGGTTCAGCCGCATCCCTGCCTCAGGACAAGCAGTCGTGGCAGAGTGAACGGGAGATCTTCAGCACGCCTGGCATGAAGCATGAGAACCTGCTGCAGTTCATTGCCGCTGAGAAGCGAGGCTCAAACCTGGAGGTGGAGCTGTGGCTCATCACAGCCTTCCACGACAAGGTGAGCCACACCCTGTGGACCCTGCTCCCACGGGAGGTGACCATGGGCCCCACTGGCCTTCCCCCGAAGTCACCCTTCATGGGTGTGGACATGAGGGTCTGCAATAAGAACCCCTCACCCTGGGATCAGTTCTTACGAATGGGAGTAGTGACTTCATGATTATCACTCTCTGACGACACTCCCTTCCCAACCCCTCCTGGCCTCATGAATTCCAGCATCCCAGGGTCAGGGGTGGGAAGCCCAGCCAATGGTCCATGGAGATGGCCTTCCCGGGGCTGGGCTGGATCCTGTCCTACTGCGCCCAGAGTCCGTGCTGTTCCCTCTAGGGCTCCCTGACGGATTACCTCAAGGGGAACATCATCACATGGAATGAACTGTGTCACGTGGCAGAGACAATGTCAAGAGGCCTCTCATACCTACACGAGGACGTGCCCTGGTGCCGTGGCGAGGGCCACAAACCGTCTATTGCCCACAGGTACCTGGGTTAGCAGTTGCCCTCTCTGTGCTTGACCTAGAGCTGCAGAGAGGGTTGGAGGGTGAGAGCAGGGCCTGGGGGGTCTCAGTTTCATAAACGTGGTTAGCTGCTCTGTGGTGTGTCAGAGGCAACCGCACAAAACCCTGTGCCCACCTGACTCTTCCCCTGCCTTCTGCCCACGTCCCCTGCAGGCTGTGGCCTCGCAAGTCAGTTCTCTGGTGCCCTCCAGTGGCTGCAGGAGGAAGTGCCGACTGCTGACTAACTTTGGAGAGTTGGTTTAGCAggtctcaaactttttggttagGATCCCTTTACACTCTTGTGGGTTATGTCTGTTGATATTTGCTGTATTAGAGCACACATATTCCATTAACTGTCAGAGTGATGACGTGTGtgtgtagcctctggaaaactctatACTCTTGGGAGAACGAggttaaaaaaaggcaaataacggATTATTATGAAAAGAATGCTGACCTTGCAGATCCCCTGAAACAGTCTCGGGGATTCACTGGGGTCCTTGGATGGTGCTTTGAGGGCCACTGTGCTACCTCCTCatcacagtgccaggcactgctctaaacACTTAGAAACACCAAGTCGTTTCAGCCTCATTACTGCCCTGCAAGATAGGTACTGTTTTTCCCTGCCCCTCTTACAGGTGAAGGAACAGTGGCGCAGAGAAGTAGACCTAGTGTAGTGTGGTTCTGTGGctgtgagggagggagtgagcCTCGAATTCCAGGGTTCAAAGCTGAAGGGCCCCGATGGTAATAACATGAATGACATAGGAGGTTGACTGTATGAAATTGCCATTGTTGTAGGTCAAAAACGGTTGAATGTCGACTCTTCCATATGGTTCCACCTAACAGTAGTGCATAGTAAGTGTGCCAGGGGTGGCCCTAAACATTCGTGCATCGGTTTAGCCCTCACGGCAAGGCTGAGACAGGCGCGGGGAGATCGAGGACCTGCTAGGGAGGGGCCGGGCCGAGCGCAGCCTCAGCACCCGCGCCGCCGCTCCCTTAGCGGCTCGAGCCTCGGGGGCCTGCTCGGAACCCAGGCCAGTTCACTGAAACTTCTCTTTTCACTCACATCCCAAATAGTGTAAATTCTTCCCAGAAAACTCGCATCCTTGGCTGCTATGCCCCCTCCTCAAGCCCTCTGAGAACGTGAGGGCTGGCCTTCGATGCTGGGCACCGGGCTGGGGTCAGTGTTGCAGCTCTGGCGGGAGTGCAGTTCTGGATTCTCACACCAGTGGAGGGAGGGTCCTAAAGCTGCCTGCCCGTGTGGCTTCATGGAACTCTACCCTGGCGCAGACCCTGCTCCCCACGGGTGGGATGGCCTGGCCTGGGGTCTCTGGGAGTCAAGGTGGGAAGCCAGGAGCAGGGTCAGTTGGACCACATGTTCGACTCTGTCTCAGTCCACTGTCTCTGCAGGGACTTTAAGAGCAAGAATGTATTGCTGAAGAGTGACCTCACGGCCGTGCTGGCTGACTTCGGCCTGGCTGTTCGGTTTGAGCCAGGGAAACCTCCGGGGGACACTCATGGGCAGGTGACGAGCCTCAGGGGGTGCAAGACGTGGGGGCACAGGGGTGGACGCTGCCTTTCTGGTGCTCAgctggcagggggcaggggttgcCCCGCGAGCTCAGGGCTGTCTGAGAACTCCAGGAGCAATGCTCTCGTTTCACCAGTGGGGAGAGCGAGGCCTGGAGGGTGGCGTGGTTTCCCGGGCCAGCCAGTGAGAAACagatttcccttcttctttcagtTGTAATtattaaacaagataaaaataagataaataagagtATACTAAGAATCCAAACCAGAAGCCTAGAAAAAGTAACCTAAGGTTAAGCCTAAGCAGATCATCCTAAAACAACGGCTATTACTATTTTTAAGTATTCTCAGTGAAGTACACATCATCTGTGTAGCCCCTCGTGGTGCTGACGGAGGCAGCAGTTCATGGTAGATTACTGCTGTCTCGAATGACACTTTACAGTAGCCATTACTTCATGACCCCGGGGTCCCCCGGGGATGTGGTGCGTCTGGGACGGCCGTCATTGTTGATGGCCCTGCTGTGCACACGGCTGTAGCTCCTGTGTCCAGCTGTGAGTGCATTTGTGCATGGTCGGTGACCGCAGACCCTCCCCGTCCCCGTGCAGGTGGGCACACGGCGGTACATGGCCCCTGAGGTGCTTGAGGGGGCCATCAACTTCCAGAGAGACGCCTTTTTGCGCATCGACATGTACGCCATGGGCCTGGTGCTGTGGGAGCTCGTGTCCCGCTGCAAAGCTGCCGATGGTGAGCGGGACGGGAGCCCTGAGCATTCTGggtgtggggggtgggtggggctgggcgcTAGGGTGACCTCGCCGGGCTCTCTCTGTGCCCCCAGGACCTGTGGACGAGTACATGCTGCCTTTTGAGGAAGAGATTGGCCAGCACCCGTCACTGGAGGAGCTGCAGGAGGTGGTCGTGCACAAGAAGATGCGGCCTGCCATCAAGGATCACTGGCTGAAACACCCGGTGAGGGGCCTGGGGGGCAGAGAGGGCAGCCCCTCCCGTGTGTGGCAGGGTCAGAGAGGGGGCTCAGGCAGCGGGACAGCCCCTCCGCCCCTACCTGGTCAGAGGCCACTTAGTGCAGTGCCTCCCTTCCACCAGGGGAGCGTCTGGGGAGGTTAGTGCTTTGCCGGGAGGCGGCTCTGGTTTTAGCCGCAGAGAGCGATGGGGCCTGACAGCTCCGTCAGAGCCCTGGTTGCCCCCGTGGAGCACTGGTGCAGTGGAGCCCACTGGCCCTGGGCCTGACGCATGTGGGTTGGAATCCTGGATCTGCCGGTCAGTAGCTGGGTGACTTCCGGCAAATTGCTTTATTTCTCTGAGCCTTTGTCTCCTCAGGGTAGTAATAGATTGAAGGAGTAACTGTACATCACCGGGCAGGACACCTATCACATAAGTGCTTAATATGGCTTAGCTCTGTGGCATCTGGGCCCCTCCAGTCTGGAGATACTGTACAAAAGACCCCAGCTGTGTAAATCATTACCTTTCTTGGAAGGATATTTGCCTCCAGCTCCATTGAGTCCTTCCCCCTGCTACCCCAGGGTTAATTCAGAAGAGGGACATCCTTGGGGCCAGTGGGAGCTAGCACTTTCACCATATGGTCTGGGGTCGAGCTGTGGAGGCCAAGTTCCGCTGCCATGCTGCTCCCTGGAACCCAGAGCTGCAAATGGAGAAAACTTAGGCATCAGTAGAGGGAAGCTGGGCCAGGAACTTACCTTCTGCCTCAGACCTCCTCAGTCTCCCAGGGCAGAGAAACTGGGGTTGCCAGTCCAATTCCCTGATGAGGAGCAGATCCAGAGAGGTCTGAGTGTGTCCTGGTGCTGAGCAGGCCGGCTTGCTCCTGGGTGTGGGCATTTTGCCCATCCTGCTGCCTTTCCCAGCTCCACACAGTTGGTTCCAGCACAGGGTGTCACGCCACGTTCCCTGGACTCCGGGGAGGTGTCCAGGGCTGTGCGGGACAGGGTGGGATGAAGCCTTCCTCTTTTCCCACTGTGACTGCACTTTGGGCCCTTATGTGGTTTGGGCTTGGCCTAAAAAGATTTCGTTTGAATATCACTGCTCCGCGGCAGCAGCCATGTCTGCCCCCGGAGGGCCCTGGGTTCCCCTGCTTCCTACGTTGAGGTTCAGTGGACCCTTCGTCCGCGCTGTGGAGGAGGCCCGTGGCCTCAGGCTGGTGACTGTCGGGAGGGGAGTTTCCCTCAGACCCCTGCACATGGGCTCGTGGCTCTCCCTGGTCCTCAGGAACATCATCAGGTTTGCTTGTCCTCAGTGAGGGCCACCAGCACGGGCATCTGTTTCCTCTCTCCCGCTGGCGTGCAGGGCCTGGCCCAGCTCTGTGTGACCATCGAGGAGTGCTGGGACCACGACGCAGAAGCTCGTCTGTCCGCGGGCTGCGTGGAGGAGCGGGTGTCCCTGATCCGGAGGTCTGTCAATGGCACTACCTCGGACTGTCTTGTCTCCCTGGTGACCTCCGTCACCAATGTGGACCTGCCCCCGAAGGAGTCGAGCATCTAAGCCCAGGACATGAGTGGATCTCCAGACTCAGTGGAtctgaagaggaaaggaaaaaaaaaaagttgtgttttgttttggaaatccCATAATACCAACAAACACGTAAAATGCAGCTGCTATTTTACCttgactttttattattattataattattattattattattattaatattattttttggaTTGGATCAGTTTTTACCAGCACATTGCTCTACTGTATCGCAAACAGCGGACACGTCAGCAGGCGTTGAGGTGCTGAGCTGTGAATGCAGAACCAGCGCCGTGCTGAGGAGCCTCGGCCACCTCCCGCCCTTCGGGGttcatttttccccctttctctttgtttgttGTCTCAGAATCTGTGACACAAAGAAACCCATCTCCTGTCTTAGGAAACTTAATGCTGCAAACTCTACCTAGAGGAACCTTTGAAGACTGTTACATAAGAACACATCTTCCTCAAAAGAGGAGTTTCCCTCTGCCCTcgtcctccaccccacccccaccgcccgccttttactctgtttttctccctttttagaCAGTGagtttaagaaacagcagatgtGTCTTTCACGGATTAACGGGTGTTGTCCTGACCGAGGAAAAACTGGGCTGAGGATGAGGATGGTTTGGACCGGAGTTGGAGGGGAggacagagctgggggtggggtttggTGCAGAGCTACACTGGACCCGGGCATATTCGGAGCAACATCCTTTGCTATGAGACTACTTCTCAGGTAACCAGGAATCGAGGGGAAGGAGTGTGTGGAGGCCAAGCATTAACGGCAAGAGCAGGGTTTGGAGAAAGTCTGAAATCAGGTGTGGCTCTGACCCATCTGTTGGCCCTGACCAGTTTTTTCCACTCACTTGGGCTTGGGCATAGGACAAAACATTTTTTCTGCCCTGATTTTAAGGTTAGGTAAGGGTATAAATCATCACGGTTTAGTGAGTACATTCTTCATAAGACATGATACTGTAAATATCTTTAATGGAGGAAAAGTTGAAATATGTACATTGCTTCCTCCTGGAGCAGTTCAGGGAAAtggccagagggggcgctctgcACAGCCAGGGCAGGAGAGTTTCCTGGGTTGGACCTGCCAAGGCCTGCCCCTCCGGAG
Above is a genomic segment from Eubalaena glacialis isolate mEubGla1 chromosome 7, mEubGla1.1.hap2.+ XY, whole genome shotgun sequence containing:
- the ACVR2B gene encoding activin receptor type-2B: MTAPWAALALLWGSLCAGSGRGEAETRECIYYNANWELERTNQSGLERCEGEQDKRLHCYASWRNSSGTIELVKKGCWLDDFNCYDRQECVATEENPQVYFCCCEGNFCNERFTHLPEAGGPEVTYEPPPTAPTLLTVLAYSLLPIGGLSLIVLLAFWMYRHRKPPYGHVDIHEDPGPPPPSPLVGLKPLQLLEIKARGRFGCVWKAQLMNDFVAVKIFPLQDKQSWQSEREIFSTPGMKHENLLQFIAAEKRGSNLEVELWLITAFHDKGSLTDYLKGNIITWNELCHVAETMSRGLSYLHEDVPWCRGEGHKPSIAHRDFKSKNVLLKSDLTAVLADFGLAVRFEPGKPPGDTHGQVGTRRYMAPEVLEGAINFQRDAFLRIDMYAMGLVLWELVSRCKAADGPVDEYMLPFEEEIGQHPSLEELQEVVVHKKMRPAIKDHWLKHPGLAQLCVTIEECWDHDAEARLSAGCVEERVSLIRRSVNGTTSDCLVSLVTSVTNVDLPPKESSI